In Crassostrea angulata isolate pt1a10 chromosome 6, ASM2561291v2, whole genome shotgun sequence, a genomic segment contains:
- the LOC128190764 gene encoding multiple epidermal growth factor-like domains protein 10 encodes MVKLLWIFLIHYLNISMIVCQNIGGSNVCMVINSPYVRCCTGFYLSQDKCIECEPGTTGENCSIPCAPGYFGRQCNERCHCPPGKFCDPMKGCLCNSTSVKCTDPEPAMTETVTKATVPQSNYCEQYYKFLLFSISVITLLFMAMLSVR; translated from the exons ATGGTAAAACtattatggatttttttaatacattatttGAACATTTCTATGATTGTCTGTCAAAATATTGGTGGGTCGAATGTCTGCATGGTGATTAACAG cCCCTATGTCAGATGTTGCACTGGGTTTTATCTGAGTCAGGATAAATGTATAG AGTGTGAACCAGGCACCACAGGTGAGAACTGCTCCATACCCTGTGCACCTGGTTATTTCGGACGTCAGTGTAATGAACGATGTCACTGCCCACCGGGCAAGTTCTGTGACCCAATGAAAGGGTGTCTGTGTAACTCAACAAGTGTTAAATGTACAGATCCAG AACCGGCAATGACTGAAACAGTGACCAAGGCAACAGTTCCTCAGTCCAATTACTGTGAGCAATACTA TAAGTTCCTTCTTTTCTCGATATCAGTCATCACCCTGCTGTTCATGGCCATGCTTTCTGTCAG atGA
- the LOC128190561 gene encoding uncharacterized protein LOC128190561 → MIHQQWMAVQCCLIIFPAACLTIRDPGNCTLPNSFFVKCCPGYFQNENKCKECEPGYFGENCSMTCPPDYYGRQCREHCDCSTDMYCEPTRGCLCNTTRVNCTDPEHELTQEMTIYSTSMQSVKPAADSIKSRLVVTLLIPVIACLVFATVCIGIWYSQMMKRNKDLFSIQNVADFTVRNHRSETEEQNPNDDIYDHVNLRVDQSSHSIYNTDDTVDAGDSSLGLTSAVLLQHYQSVKGIQNKWRLHDEQFGESIVDEPDVETVGNKTTDREADIYSTPCKFMTKKPIHRYSEQRQQGKSNETVTFEYPNSIIDTIVHDPESRTRQFGESTVDEPEVEIVYNKTIDRQTDIYSTPCKRKCMANAKGQLPV, encoded by the exons ATGATACATCAGCAATGGATGGCCGTTCAATGTTGCTTAATCATATTCCCGGCTGCTTGTCTTACCATTCGAGATCCTGGCAATTGTACGCTACCAAACAG ttttttcgTTAAATGTTGCCCAggttattttcaaaatgaaaataaatgtaaag AGTGTGAACCAGGCTACTTTGGTGAGAACTGCTCAATGACATGTCCTCCTGATTACTATGGTCGTCAGTGTAGAGAACATTGTGACTGCTCCACGGACATGTATTGTGAACCGACTAGAGGATGCTTGTGTAACACAACCAGGGTTAACTGTACAGATCCAG AGCATGAATTAACACAGGAAATGACAATATATTCAACATCTATGCAATCTGTTAAAC CTGCTGCTGACAGTATAAAATCTCGTCTGGTCGTCACTTTATTGATACCTGTCATCGCCTGTCTGGTTTTCGCCACAGTCTGTATCGG AATATGGTATTCTCAAATGATGAAGAGAAATAAAG ATCTATTTTCCATCCAAAATGTGGCCGACTTTACGGTCAGAAACCATCGTTCAGAAACGGAAGAGCAAAATCCAAACGACGATATTTACGACCATGTAAACCTTAGAGTGGATCAATCCAGCCACTCTATCTATAACACAGACGATACGGTAGATGCAGGGGACTCGAGTCTCGGATTGACTAGTGCTGTCCTTTTACAGCATTACCAAAGTGTAAAAGGAATTCAGAACAAATGGCGTCTACACGACGAGCAGTTTGGTGAAAGTATTGTGGACGAACCTGACGTAGAAACTGTTGGCAACAAGACAACGGATAGAGAAGCAGATATATATTCAACACCATGCAAATTCATGACAAAGAAACCAATACATCGCTATTCAGAACAAAGACAACAAGGAAAAAGCAATGAAACTGTGACATTCGAATACCCAAACTCGATTATTGATACAATTGTTCACGATCCAGAATCACGAACAAGACAGTTTGGTGAAAGTACTGTGGACGAACCTGAAGTTGAAATTGTTTACAACAAGACAATAGATCGACAGACAGATATATATTCCACACCATGCAAACGCAAATGCATGGCAAATGCAAAAGGACAGCTGCCGGTGTAA